The Bacillus oleivorans sequence CAGATTCAATTATCTCCAACTCCATTAGCACGTGCAGCTTATTGCGAAAAGGTCTTGCTCAATGAAATTTTATTAGGGGTTAAGCAATATGTCATACTGGGAGCCGGATTGGATACTTTTGGTTTTCGGCATCCAGAATTAGAAAACACCCTGGAGATCTTTGAAATCGATCATCCCGCTACACAGGAGTTTAAGAAAAAGAGGCTGGAGGATGCTAATTTTACCATCCCGAATAATTATCATTTTGTTGATATGGACTTTACGAAGAACTTCAATGAAACAAATCTAATAGGTGCCGGGTTTAGGAGGGAAAAAACATTCTTGAGTCTGCTGGGAGTTTCTTATTATCTTACAAAAGCGCAGTTTTCAAGCTTACTCAATCATTTATTTAGTCAGCTGCCCTCTGGAAGCTCGATTGTGTTTGATTATGCTGATGAGAATTTATTTCATGCAAAAGGAAAGTTTAATAG is a genomic window containing:
- a CDS encoding class I SAM-dependent methyltransferase; the encoded protein is MKKESLTSLISAFGRAYHSQFDTPKIFDDYLAKNLLTQKEFNDIKENMVRGIQFFDQEMAEKFKGNADEGLKWITQIQLSPTPLARAAYCEKVLLNEILLGVKQYVILGAGLDTFGFRHPELENTLEIFEIDHPATQEFKKKRLEDANFTIPNNYHFVDMDFTKNFNETNLIGAGFRREKTFLSLLGVSYYLTKAQFSSLLNHLFSQLPSGSSIVFDYADENLFHAKGKFNRVENMVKMAAASGETMKSCFSYNEITSLLEKSGLLIYEHLSPEDIDRLYFRDRNDYLSAFETIHYLHAVKK